One genomic region from Euzebya tangerina encodes:
- a CDS encoding precorrin-2 dehydrogenase/sirohydrochlorin ferrochelatase family protein yields MYLPLMLDMAGQPVVCVGAGPVAAGKLRPFVAAGGAAVVIAPEVSPAMTALMEAAEELSGTLHLVRRSFLPADLDRSPRMVIAATARPDVDDAVSAAADRRGVWCLRVDGGEQGSSVALPAMVQDDGVTVALTTGVPALSRRLRMELQAEVAQRWGPVASVLAALRRDPVVTRHLDDLPADVRRERWRAAVDAAMAVSDLPESAPPAGLDELARTALLD; encoded by the coding sequence ATGTACCTGCCGCTCATGCTCGACATGGCGGGCCAGCCGGTCGTGTGCGTCGGGGCAGGGCCGGTGGCAGCCGGCAAGCTGCGACCGTTCGTCGCGGCAGGTGGGGCAGCCGTCGTGATCGCGCCCGAGGTCTCCCCGGCCATGACGGCGCTGATGGAGGCTGCGGAGGAGTTGTCCGGCACGCTGCACCTGGTTCGACGATCCTTCCTGCCAGCTGACCTGGATCGCAGTCCTCGGATGGTGATCGCTGCCACGGCGCGGCCGGACGTCGACGATGCCGTCAGCGCCGCCGCGGACCGCCGAGGCGTGTGGTGCCTCCGCGTCGACGGCGGGGAGCAGGGCAGTTCGGTCGCACTCCCGGCAATGGTGCAGGACGATGGGGTGACGGTGGCACTGACAACCGGTGTGCCGGCGCTCAGCCGGCGCCTGCGGATGGAGCTGCAGGCGGAAGTGGCGCAGAGGTGGGGGCCCGTCGCCTCCGTCCTGGCGGCGCTGCGGCGCGATCCGGTCGTGACGCGACACCTGGACGACCTGCCGGCGGATGTTCGACGCGAGCGCTGGCGGGCCGCGGTGGACGCGGCGATGGCAGTCTCCGATCTGCCCGAGTCAGCACCGCCTGCTGGTCTGGACGAGCTGGCCCGAACGGCGTTGTTGGACTAG
- a CDS encoding redox-sensing transcriptional repressor Rex — MTSRQIPEASVARLPVYLRTLIDLAETGADTVSSEALARSSGINSAKIRKDLSYLGSYGTRGVGYDVDYLITQISRELGLTQDWATVLVGAGNLGQALANFAGFAERGFRIAAIIDSDPAKHGQTIGGVQIEPMSEIARVVEDEQISIAMMAIPGPVAQDVTDRLVAAGVTSILNFAPAVVSVPEGVSLRKVDLSIELQILAYYEQQRLAESMGAAVDLATFDGLVVDGVD; from the coding sequence ATGACGTCCAGGCAGATTCCCGAGGCGTCGGTCGCACGCCTGCCCGTCTACCTGCGGACACTCATCGACCTCGCCGAGACGGGAGCCGACACCGTGTCCAGCGAGGCGCTGGCACGCTCCTCGGGCATCAACTCCGCCAAGATCCGCAAGGACCTGTCCTACCTCGGGTCCTACGGCACGCGCGGTGTCGGCTACGACGTGGACTACCTCATCACCCAGATCTCCCGAGAACTCGGGTTGACCCAGGACTGGGCGACGGTCCTGGTCGGCGCGGGAAACCTGGGACAGGCTCTGGCCAACTTCGCCGGGTTTGCTGAACGGGGGTTCCGGATCGCGGCGATCATCGACTCCGACCCGGCGAAGCACGGGCAGACCATCGGCGGCGTGCAGATCGAGCCGATGTCCGAGATCGCCCGGGTGGTGGAGGACGAGCAGATCTCCATCGCGATGATGGCCATCCCGGGGCCCGTCGCCCAGGACGTGACCGACCGACTGGTGGCGGCCGGAGTGACGTCGATCCTGAACTTCGCCCCCGCCGTCGTGAGCGTCCCGGAGGGTGTGTCCCTCCGCAAGGTCGACCTCTCCATCGAGTTGCAGATCCTGGCCTACTACGAGCAGCAGCGGCTGGCGGAGTCGATGGGTGCGGCGGTCGACCTTGCCACGTTCGATGGGTTGGTCGTCGACGGAGTGGACTGA
- a CDS encoding glutaredoxin family protein: MSTITLYTRQGCHLCDEADAIIRRLATPEDVIRLIDIDAHPDIADDYTVRVPVVVVDGVEVAQLHVNEAALAATLAAKEPSSGR, translated from the coding sequence GTGAGCACGATCACGCTGTACACCCGGCAGGGCTGCCATCTGTGTGATGAGGCGGACGCGATCATCCGGCGGCTGGCGACGCCGGAGGACGTGATCAGGCTCATCGACATCGATGCGCACCCGGACATCGCCGACGACTACACGGTGCGCGTGCCGGTCGTGGTGGTGGACGGCGTCGAGGTCGCGCAGCTGCACGTGAACGAGGCCGCCCTGGCAGCGACGCTCGCCGCGAAGGAGCCCTCATCAGGTCGGTGA
- a CDS encoding sugar phosphate isomerase/epimerase family protein has product MRNGSTPPAADRPRPRLLAATGPLFMTELSYVMDCIAEAGYGAAEVMVGHNDDTRNAAQILAAAEGAGIQVPALHGPFLLLLRNVFGRSFAEKTTASMELAAEIGADVMVAHAPFRWEVRSRRWLREQTAELEESTGVTFGMENLFPVAGRSFSSVITIEEMAQFDSLVMDTSHCAVAQIDLLDMWRALSHKIVHLHVADNYGNGKDSHAPMGTGVLDLGRFLREVGESGWAGTITLELDCREYLDSREELVSFLARERLKVEAGLAGTLDVPAPRIRQVQA; this is encoded by the coding sequence ATGCGCAACGGTTCCACCCCACCCGCCGCGGATCGCCCGCGCCCTCGCCTGCTGGCCGCCACCGGCCCACTGTTCATGACCGAGCTGTCCTACGTCATGGACTGCATCGCCGAGGCCGGGTACGGCGCAGCGGAGGTGATGGTCGGCCACAACGACGACACCCGGAATGCCGCGCAGATCCTGGCTGCTGCCGAGGGCGCCGGCATCCAGGTTCCAGCCCTGCACGGTCCCTTCCTGCTGCTGCTGCGGAACGTGTTCGGCCGGTCGTTCGCCGAGAAGACCACCGCGTCGATGGAACTGGCAGCCGAGATCGGGGCCGACGTGATGGTGGCCCATGCACCGTTTCGGTGGGAGGTGCGCAGCCGACGGTGGCTGCGCGAGCAGACTGCCGAACTCGAGGAGTCGACCGGCGTCACGTTCGGCATGGAGAACCTGTTCCCCGTGGCCGGACGCTCGTTCTCCAGCGTCATCACCATCGAGGAGATGGCGCAGTTCGACTCGCTGGTGATGGACACCAGCCACTGCGCGGTGGCTCAGATCGACCTGCTGGACATGTGGCGGGCGCTGTCGCACAAGATCGTGCACCTGCACGTCGCGGACAACTACGGCAACGGCAAGGACTCCCACGCGCCGATGGGCACCGGTGTGCTCGACCTCGGCCGCTTCCTGCGCGAGGTCGGCGAATCCGGCTGGGCGGGCACCATCACCTTGGAACTGGACTGTCGTGAGTACCTGGATTCCCGGGAGGAGCTGGTGAGCTTCCTGGCCCGCGAACGACTCAAGGTCGAGGCGGGTCTTGCAGGGACACTGGACGTCCCGGCTCCGCGGATCAGACAGGTGCAGGCATGA
- a CDS encoding cell wall-binding repeat-containing protein, whose amino-acid sequence MSRGEEQVRVAVGVPRVVLGVVLAVVGALLAAVGPVGAAAGGAATHESFSAPPVTAPPAGPAPMQFSATGCYSDVEGDVQLGLNGDPTDVPQADIVEWCVAYGSESLDLTVTVAEPTDPITDPNWDGFSSAVIMFFSDRQGESRTLNLGKGRTDDRFEYYVFDNNNRSACDGVATFEDGTYQASVPQSCVSAPTNLTATVSMFYGRDADGSFEASPRDNAPDSGRITIPRGAIAQSQADRIPRLFGPERITTAIEVSRASFQDGAADEVVLASSETFPDALVAAPLASAVNGPVLLTPFELLPEIVLDEIERVAGPSAPIRLMGGTLAVSQAVEDALLESGHAVTRVAGDNRFETSVVAAESANADPTNILLAFGGEFAGALVSGAASTTLDATVVLIDRGGIPQVVQDYIDRHPDSVVSPVGDIAIAAAPDFASRVSGATGSAVSVEMAKTFPEFDQVMMASSEAFPDGLSGGAYAAALRVPLLLSPRDSMEQGVLQYLLDSGPLTTITFFGGDAALSDTVAAQAAQALADEEPE is encoded by the coding sequence ATGAGCAGGGGCGAGGAGCAGGTGCGGGTGGCGGTCGGAGTGCCGAGGGTTGTTCTGGGTGTGGTTCTGGCGGTCGTCGGGGCGCTGCTGGCCGCCGTCGGTCCGGTGGGGGCTGCTGCCGGTGGGGCCGCGACCCACGAGTCGTTCAGCGCTCCCCCGGTCACCGCGCCACCGGCGGGGCCGGCGCCGATGCAGTTCTCCGCGACGGGGTGCTACAGCGACGTCGAGGGTGACGTGCAACTGGGCCTGAACGGAGACCCGACGGATGTGCCACAAGCCGACATCGTCGAGTGGTGCGTGGCCTATGGCTCGGAGAGCCTGGACCTCACCGTCACGGTGGCGGAGCCAACCGACCCCATAACGGATCCCAACTGGGACGGGTTCAGCTCGGCCGTGATCATGTTCTTCAGTGATCGGCAGGGCGAGTCGAGGACGCTGAACCTGGGCAAGGGGCGGACCGATGACCGCTTCGAGTACTACGTCTTCGACAACAACAACCGCTCCGCCTGCGACGGCGTGGCGACGTTCGAGGACGGCACCTATCAGGCCTCGGTTCCCCAGTCCTGCGTGTCTGCGCCCACCAACCTGACTGCGACGGTGTCGATGTTCTACGGGCGGGATGCGGACGGCTCGTTCGAGGCCAGCCCACGGGACAACGCCCCCGACAGCGGCCGGATCACCATCCCGCGCGGTGCCATCGCCCAGTCTCAGGCCGACCGGATCCCCCGACTCTTCGGCCCGGAACGGATCACCACGGCCATCGAGGTGTCCCGTGCCTCCTTCCAGGATGGGGCCGCTGACGAGGTCGTCCTGGCCTCCTCCGAGACCTTCCCCGATGCGCTGGTCGCCGCCCCTCTGGCCAGTGCCGTCAACGGACCGGTCCTGCTGACCCCGTTCGAACTCCTGCCCGAGATCGTGTTGGACGAGATCGAGCGTGTTGCTGGTCCGTCGGCGCCGATCAGGTTGATGGGCGGCACCCTGGCCGTGTCACAGGCGGTGGAGGACGCGCTGCTCGAATCCGGTCATGCGGTGACCCGCGTGGCCGGCGACAACCGCTTCGAGACCAGCGTGGTTGCCGCTGAGTCGGCCAACGCCGACCCGACCAACATCCTGCTGGCCTTCGGGGGTGAGTTCGCCGGTGCGCTGGTGTCCGGTGCGGCCTCCACGACCCTGGATGCCACCGTGGTGTTGATTGACCGTGGCGGCATCCCGCAGGTGGTGCAGGACTACATCGACCGCCACCCCGACTCGGTCGTGTCACCTGTGGGCGACATCGCCATCGCGGCGGCTCCTGACTTCGCCAGTCGGGTGTCGGGCGCAACCGGTTCGGCGGTGTCCGTGGAGATGGCCAAGACCTTCCCGGAGTTCGACCAGGTCATGATGGCCAGTTCCGAGGCGTTCCCCGACGGGCTCTCCGGCGGTGCCTACGCGGCGGCGTTGCGTGTTCCGCTGCTGCTGAGCCCGCGCGACTCGATGGAGCAGGGGGTGCTGCAGTACCTGCTCGACAGCGGGCCACTGACGACCATCACGTTCTTCGGCGGCGACGCTGCGCTGAGCGACACGGTGGCGGCCCAGGCGGCGCAGGCACTGGCGGACGAGGAGCCCGAGTAG
- the xseB gene encoding exodeoxyribonuclease VII small subunit, whose product MSTKKSAATDAAEPSSYAEAEAELEQILEALESEQVDVDELSAHVARARELITWCRATVARAEVTITELLDEG is encoded by the coding sequence ATGAGCACGAAGAAGTCAGCCGCCACCGACGCGGCCGAACCAAGCTCCTATGCCGAGGCCGAAGCCGAACTCGAACAGATCCTCGAGGCGCTCGAGTCCGAGCAGGTCGACGTCGACGAACTCTCCGCGCACGTGGCCCGCGCACGAGAGCTGATCACCTGGTGCCGCGCAACCGTGGCCAGGGCGGAGGTGACCATCACCGAGTTGTTGGACGAGGGCTGA
- the xseA gene encoding exodeoxyribonuclease VII large subunit, with amino-acid sequence MSTRSSAQRTWTPSQIGQRIEQVVSETMANTFWVRGEVSDVSRTVRGSCFLSLIESDESGRVVARLPVTMSPGKARLVDRRMARVGQPLTEGLDIRLRGHLEFYTPGGRLSVALDDIDPAHTAGAMAVARRALLEELQVEGLMDANRGRALIRLPLRVGLITRGGSQAFHDLTDELSASHLPFQVTLASTSVQGPHAPAEISLALHKLAATGAVDLILLTRGGGAEVELATFDDPLVARAVASCPVQVWTGIGHHLDVPVAEQVAARSFKTPTALAQGLVETVQQAVDATEGCWVGIASCVARRLRDERNRLELAGRRTQSARVGLRGAAGRLDAATKRLRVTAGRVVGDQRRHLTEQHDRVAYAAHALVANASQTLDGHAGLVEAYDPARLLQRGWSVTTTGDGRLVTAPVATGTTLLTTTRGGNMTSTVTDDTAPPPPPTAPPRAPKAADQP; translated from the coding sequence ATGTCAACCAGGTCCTCCGCACAGCGAACCTGGACGCCCTCCCAGATCGGTCAGCGGATCGAGCAGGTCGTCAGCGAGACGATGGCCAACACCTTCTGGGTCCGCGGCGAGGTATCCGACGTCAGCCGCACCGTCCGCGGGTCGTGCTTCCTCTCCCTGATCGAGAGCGACGAGTCCGGCCGGGTCGTGGCCCGCCTGCCCGTCACGATGTCGCCCGGCAAGGCTCGGCTGGTCGACCGTCGGATGGCCCGCGTCGGGCAGCCGCTCACCGAGGGTCTGGACATCCGCCTGCGCGGCCACCTGGAGTTCTACACACCGGGTGGCCGTCTCTCGGTGGCACTGGACGACATCGATCCGGCCCACACGGCCGGCGCGATGGCCGTGGCGCGACGGGCACTGCTGGAGGAGTTGCAGGTCGAAGGTCTCATGGACGCCAACCGAGGACGAGCCCTCATCCGGCTTCCGCTGCGGGTCGGCCTGATCACGCGTGGCGGGTCGCAGGCATTCCACGACCTCACCGACGAACTCAGCGCCAGCCATCTGCCGTTCCAGGTGACCCTGGCGTCCACCAGCGTCCAGGGGCCTCACGCACCGGCGGAGATCTCTCTGGCACTCCACAAGCTCGCGGCCACGGGTGCGGTCGACCTGATCCTGCTCACCCGCGGCGGCGGTGCCGAGGTCGAGCTCGCCACCTTCGACGACCCGCTGGTCGCCCGGGCGGTTGCCTCCTGTCCGGTCCAGGTGTGGACCGGCATCGGGCACCACCTGGACGTCCCTGTCGCCGAGCAGGTCGCGGCCCGGTCGTTCAAGACGCCGACAGCTCTGGCGCAGGGCCTGGTGGAGACCGTCCAGCAGGCCGTGGACGCCACGGAGGGCTGCTGGGTCGGGATAGCCAGCTGTGTGGCCCGCCGGCTGCGCGACGAGCGAAACCGCCTGGAGCTGGCCGGCCGCCGGACGCAGAGCGCCCGCGTGGGCCTCCGGGGTGCTGCGGGCCGACTGGACGCTGCCACCAAGCGGCTGCGGGTGACCGCCGGACGGGTGGTCGGTGACCAACGTCGCCACCTGACGGAACAGCACGACCGGGTCGCATATGCCGCACATGCCCTGGTGGCGAACGCGTCCCAGACCCTCGACGGGCACGCCGGGCTGGTCGAGGCCTACGACCCGGCACGGCTGCTGCAGCGCGGCTGGTCCGTGACGACCACGGGGGACGGTCGCCTGGTCACCGCACCGGTCGCTACGGGAACGACGCTGCTCACCACCACTCGTGGCGGCAACATGACCTCGACGGTGACCGACGACACCGCACCACCACCGCCCCCGACAGCGCCCCCGAGAGCGCCGAAGGCCGCCGATCAACCATGA
- a CDS encoding lysophospholipid acyltransferase family protein: protein MSDPSGAEIIRLDSRRPGLAVPDADATAEDDRQATSRSTTGRQAGQHDGARARDRPVVEPPTISGQMGEELEAAVRSILAFLRRRMTGEYEVDAYGFDRELTEQVVMPLARPLYQQWWRVRAAGLRHVPNEGGGLLVANHAGTLPFDAVMTKLAVYDEHPKRRHVRELAADLALRTPVVGPLARKTGNTLAHSEDAINLLQSGELVGVWPEGFKGIGKHYRDRYKLQRFGRGGFVEVAIRAGVPIIPVATVGSEEIFPIVANVKPLARLLGVPYFPITWQFPLLGPLGLVPLPSKWVIEFGEPIPTESYGPDAADDPMLVFEITDRVRDTIQQMIYRNLMGRRSIFF, encoded by the coding sequence ATGAGTGACCCATCAGGCGCCGAGATCATCCGGCTGGACTCGCGCCGCCCGGGCTTGGCCGTCCCGGACGCCGACGCCACGGCTGAGGACGACCGGCAGGCCACGTCCCGTTCGACGACGGGCCGGCAAGCTGGTCAGCACGACGGCGCACGGGCCCGTGATCGTCCCGTGGTGGAGCCGCCGACGATCAGCGGGCAGATGGGCGAGGAGCTCGAAGCGGCCGTCCGCAGCATCCTGGCATTCTTACGACGCCGGATGACCGGAGAGTACGAGGTCGACGCGTACGGCTTCGACCGCGAGCTGACCGAACAGGTCGTCATGCCGCTGGCTCGGCCGCTGTACCAGCAGTGGTGGAGGGTGAGAGCCGCCGGTCTGCGCCACGTCCCCAACGAGGGGGGCGGTCTCCTGGTCGCCAACCACGCCGGCACGCTCCCCTTCGACGCCGTCATGACCAAGCTGGCGGTCTACGACGAACACCCCAAGCGACGGCATGTGCGTGAGCTGGCAGCCGATCTGGCCCTGCGAACCCCGGTCGTCGGACCGCTGGCGCGCAAGACCGGCAACACGTTGGCGCACAGCGAGGATGCCATCAACCTGCTCCAGTCCGGCGAGCTCGTCGGCGTCTGGCCGGAGGGGTTCAAGGGGATCGGCAAGCACTATCGTGACCGGTACAAGCTGCAGCGCTTCGGTCGGGGTGGGTTCGTCGAGGTCGCCATCCGCGCCGGTGTCCCGATCATCCCGGTGGCGACCGTCGGGTCGGAGGAGATCTTCCCGATCGTCGCCAACGTCAAGCCGTTGGCCCGCTTGCTGGGCGTTCCGTACTTCCCCATCACCTGGCAGTTCCCGCTGCTCGGCCCCTTGGGGCTCGTCCCCCTGCCCTCCAAGTGGGTGATCGAGTTCGGCGAGCCGATCCCCACCGAGAGCTACGGCCCCGACGCAGCCGACGACCCGATGCTGGTCTTCGAGATCACCGACCGGGTCCGCGACACGATCCAGCAGATGATCTACCGCAACCTGATGGGGCGCCGCTCGATCTTCTTCTAG